The Metabacillus sediminilitoris genome window below encodes:
- a CDS encoding coiled-coil domain-containing protein, with protein sequence MTEELRKETEFHKENSERYLKEKQISEAEIEKMRKDLSRLEEYSEEKHQLILKEQELKKELQQQKSALKKAVEEKEQFYQEKQTMEKSIDELQKQLIDKEEKVENLKRKELSLESQLAEFSVEQGQLNITIKTMENEKQQLELTLASKVEELENVLLKKAEVAKELEIARSDHEQLLKKFTQIENEGKMFQQKEADFNQQIEKMAAGLAEAHTKINEMSKEKTELELELEKNNGFLAEARTNISEMSKEKNTLELELEKKNGVLSEAYKNISEMSKEKNTLELELEKKNGVLAEAHTKISEMSKEKNTLELELEKNNGLLVEAHTKISEMSKEKNTLELELKNKNGVLDEAHTKISEISKEKNTLELELEKTNGLLVEAHTKISEMSKEKNTLELELEKTNGVLDEAHTKISEMSKEKNTLELELEKNNGLLVEAHTKISEMSKEKNTLELELKNKNGVLDEAHTKISEISKEKNTLELELEKTNGVLDEAHTKISEMSKEKNELELELEKNNEVLNNTTEQNKKIAQELEDLKQKQEQLQQKNVSYLQTITQLESDKNAALESVGHLQTDLANAKSQIMELESLKNELSNSQENLVAEVSKLEEEKNQFVEEKTALLNKIAKLEEENASFHDSISKLSSQRKSDEKRLDKITSNLNEVFTETKQLVRMTSSLKHQLEAKTLELNQIKKEKEMLMQEVVQLKEDYERSEAQKNELENQIEIMRTELLKAQNSLSRLEQFETEKLKLKEDLESKIEEFNMLTDHYKREKESYLHVLEHVQDQVNVYKEKSEEFDTEKGSWSKQIDELKTELAQTKATIVKMEEMEQNNVKLAQDLQAKEIEIYKLKKDNELALHRQMEQFRDEMKLYQEKIIQYEKDREIWEKQMKQMKAQFAGLESNLEEKENFIKQYIKQPLSQSMPGIEKPAQQILAQSEQLSPIQNKPAPNQSQQSTDWFQRIASQQQGSYQPIPKSQNNASTTMDFFTLRSKTTQPSAPGPYGNQWNKE encoded by the coding sequence TTGACAGAAGAGTTAAGAAAAGAAACGGAATTCCATAAGGAGAACTCAGAAAGATATTTAAAAGAAAAACAGATTAGTGAAGCTGAGATAGAGAAGATGAGAAAGGATTTATCCCGCTTAGAGGAGTATAGTGAAGAGAAACATCAGTTAATTTTAAAAGAACAGGAACTGAAAAAGGAACTTCAACAGCAAAAATCAGCATTAAAGAAAGCTGTTGAAGAGAAGGAACAGTTCTATCAGGAAAAGCAAACGATGGAAAAAAGTATTGATGAACTGCAGAAACAGCTGATCGACAAAGAAGAAAAGGTGGAAAATCTTAAAAGAAAAGAGCTTTCCTTAGAGAGCCAGCTCGCTGAATTTAGTGTAGAACAAGGTCAATTAAATATAACTATTAAAACAATGGAAAATGAAAAACAACAATTGGAACTTACGCTTGCTAGTAAAGTTGAAGAACTGGAGAATGTGCTTCTAAAAAAAGCTGAGGTTGCCAAAGAATTGGAAATTGCGAGATCAGATCATGAACAGCTCCTAAAGAAATTTACGCAGATCGAAAACGAGGGTAAAATGTTTCAACAAAAAGAGGCAGATTTTAACCAGCAAATTGAGAAAATGGCAGCAGGTTTAGCCGAAGCGCATACGAAAATAAACGAGATGAGTAAGGAAAAAACTGAGTTGGAACTGGAACTGGAAAAGAATAATGGTTTTTTGGCCGAAGCGCGTACGAATATAAGCGAGATGAGCAAGGAAAAAAATACATTGGAACTGGAACTGGAAAAGAAAAATGGGGTTTTATCCGAAGCTTATAAGAATATAAGCGAGATGAGCAAGGAAAAAAATACATTGGAACTGGAACTGGAAAAGAAAAATGGGGTTTTAGCCGAAGCGCATACGAAAATAAGCGAGATGAGCAAGGAAAAAAATACGTTGGAACTCGAACTGGAAAAGAATAATGGTTTATTGGTCGAAGCTCATACGAAAATAAGCGAGATGAGCAAGGAAAAAAATACGTTGGAACTCGAGCTGAAAAATAAAAATGGGGTTTTAGACGAAGCGCATACGAAAATAAGCGAGATAAGTAAGGAAAAAAATACGTTGGAACTGGAACTGGAAAAGACTAATGGTTTATTGGTCGAAGCGCATACGAAAATAAGCGAGATGAGCAAGGAAAAAAATACGTTGGAACTCGAACTGGAAAAGACTAATGGGGTTTTAGACGAAGCGCATACGAAAATAAGCGAGATGAGCAAGGAAAAAAATACGTTGGAACTCGAACTGGAAAAGAATAATGGTTTATTGGTCGAAGCACATACGAAAATAAGCGAGATGAGCAAGGAAAAAAATACGTTGGAACTCGAGCTGAAAAATAAAAATGGGGTTTTAGACGAAGCGCATACGAAAATAAGCGAGATAAGTAAGGAAAAAAATACGTTGGAACTCGAACTGGAAAAGACTAATGGGGTTTTAGACGAAGCGCATACGAAAATAAGCGAGATGAGCAAGGAAAAAAATGAGTTGGAACTGGAACTAGAAAAGAATAATGAGGTTTTGAACAATACAACCGAACAAAATAAAAAAATTGCTCAGGAATTGGAAGATTTAAAACAAAAACAGGAACAATTACAACAGAAAAACGTATCCTATCTACAAACGATCACCCAATTGGAATCAGATAAGAATGCCGCTCTTGAGTCAGTTGGTCATCTTCAAACAGATTTAGCGAATGCAAAATCTCAAATAATGGAATTGGAATCGTTAAAAAATGAACTGTCAAATAGTCAGGAAAACCTTGTGGCAGAAGTGAGCAAGCTGGAGGAAGAGAAAAATCAGTTTGTTGAAGAAAAAACAGCACTGCTCAATAAAATTGCCAAACTTGAAGAGGAAAATGCTTCGTTTCATGACAGCATTTCGAAACTCTCTTCTCAAAGGAAATCCGACGAAAAGCGGCTTGATAAAATAACCTCCAACCTTAACGAAGTTTTTACAGAAACAAAACAGTTAGTTCGGATGACATCGTCGTTAAAACACCAATTGGAAGCAAAAACTTTAGAGCTTAATCAAATAAAAAAGGAGAAGGAGATGCTTATGCAAGAGGTAGTTCAGCTTAAAGAAGATTATGAAAGGTCTGAGGCACAGAAGAATGAGCTTGAAAATCAGATTGAAATCATGAGAACTGAGTTGCTGAAAGCTCAGAATTCATTGTCTCGCCTCGAACAATTCGAAACTGAAAAGCTCAAGCTGAAGGAAGATTTAGAATCAAAAATTGAAGAATTCAATATGCTGACTGATCACTATAAGCGTGAAAAAGAATCTTACCTGCATGTTCTTGAACATGTACAGGATCAGGTCAACGTGTATAAAGAAAAGTCCGAGGAATTTGATACGGAAAAAGGGTCGTGGTCCAAACAAATTGATGAATTAAAAACTGAATTAGCCCAAACAAAAGCTACGATTGTGAAAATGGAAGAGATGGAGCAGAATAACGTGAAGCTAGCCCAAGACCTACAAGCGAAAGAGATTGAAATCTATAAATTAAAAAAAGACAATGAACTTGCCCTTCACCGTCAGATGGAACAATTTAGAGATGAGATGAAATTATATCAAGAAAAAATTATACAATATGAGAAAGATCGGGAGATTTGGGAAAAACAAATGAAGCAAATGAAAGCTCAGTTTGCCGGTTTGGAATCAAACTTGGAAGAAAAGGAAAATTTTATTAAGCAGTATATCAAACAACCGCTTTCACAATCGATGCCTGGAATCGAAAAGCCAGCACAGCAAATATTAGCCCAGTCTGAACAGCTGTCACCTATACAAAACAAACCTGCTCCAAATCAAAGTCAACAATCAACTGACTGGTTTCAACGAATCGCGTCCCAACAGCAAGGTTCATACCAGCCTATCCCAAAAAGTCAGAATAACGCTTCCACAACAATGGACTTTTTCACATTACGAAGCAAAACAACTCAGCCCTCAGCTCCCGGACCCTATGGAAACCAATGGAATAAAGAATAA
- a CDS encoding Mov34/MPN/PAD-1 family protein: METNGIKNNLSHKGDAAQFEIKKTVYEDMISYCQKALPNEACGLLSGVKATGSTVWKLLNESLNPNRFYLSAETVKTAVEKMEENGEKLSGIFHSHPSTPAFPSSHDIKNNPYPHLAYIIVSFYKGKVEVKCFKMDGKTVTPMKLLVIDE, encoded by the coding sequence ATGGAAACCAATGGAATAAAGAATAACTTAAGCCATAAAGGCGATGCTGCTCAATTTGAGATTAAAAAAACGGTATATGAGGATATGATTTCTTATTGTCAAAAAGCCTTGCCTAATGAAGCATGCGGGTTACTTTCGGGCGTCAAAGCAACAGGGAGCACTGTATGGAAATTATTAAATGAATCCCTTAATCCCAATCGTTTTTATTTGTCTGCAGAGACTGTTAAAACGGCTGTTGAAAAAATGGAGGAAAATGGGGAAAAACTTTCAGGCATTTTTCATTCACACCCGAGTACACCCGCCTTTCCTTCATCACATGATATTAAAAATAATCCTTATCCCCACTTAGCCTATATTATTGTTTCATTTTATAAAGGAAAAGTAGAAGTGAAATGTTTTAAGATGGATGGCAAAACAGTAACACCAATGAAATTACTCGTTATTGATGAGTGA